In a genomic window of Sulfuriferula nivalis:
- a CDS encoding DEAD/DEAH box helicase codes for MSFATLGLSEAIVRAVTERGYTEPTPIQAQAIPVVMTGGDLLGGAQTGTGKTAGFVLPILHRLSTIPAKSDRAPIRALILTPTRELAAQVEESVREYGKYLPLKSMMMFGGVNINPQIQKLRGRVDILVATPGRLLDHAQQRTVDLSQVEILVLDEADRMLDMGFIRDIKKIMALIPKQRQTLLFSATFSDEIKALADSLLIKPTTIEVARRNATNTLISQKAYAVDRERKRELLTLLIKDNNWFQVLVFTRTKHAANRLAENLDKDGIPAMAIHGNKSQAARTRALKTFKDGTLQVLVATDIAARGIDISELPHVVNFELPNVAEDYVHRIGRTGRAGSEGEATSLVCVDELKLLTAIERLTKTQIIAEVFPGFEVDPRIKAEPILNGSQRSGGGGGGQNRRPASGNGPRPAAKPAARAPSSPHRSGGRGK; via the coding sequence ATGTCATTTGCTACCCTAGGCTTGTCCGAAGCCATCGTTCGCGCGGTTACTGAGCGCGGTTATACCGAACCTACCCCTATCCAGGCTCAAGCCATTCCCGTCGTTATGACAGGGGGTGATTTGCTTGGTGGCGCACAAACTGGTACGGGTAAAACCGCAGGTTTCGTGTTGCCAATTTTGCATCGTTTATCCACGATACCCGCCAAATCTGATCGCGCACCAATACGCGCTTTGATTTTAACGCCTACGCGCGAACTCGCCGCACAAGTAGAAGAAAGCGTACGTGAGTATGGCAAGTATCTGCCACTTAAATCAATGATGATGTTTGGCGGTGTCAATATCAACCCACAAATCCAGAAACTGCGCGGACGCGTAGACATACTGGTTGCTACTCCTGGCCGTTTACTTGACCATGCGCAACAGCGCACCGTAGATTTATCACAAGTTGAAATTCTTGTGCTCGACGAAGCTGACCGCATGCTGGACATGGGCTTTATCCGCGACATCAAAAAAATCATGGCGCTTATTCCTAAACAGCGCCAAACCTTGTTGTTCTCAGCGACCTTCTCCGATGAAATCAAAGCGTTAGCCGATAGTTTACTTATCAAGCCAACCACAATAGAAGTCGCACGCCGCAATGCTACCAACACGCTGATTTCACAAAAAGCCTACGCTGTTGACCGTGAACGCAAACGTGAATTGCTCACCCTGCTGATTAAAGACAACAACTGGTTTCAAGTGCTGGTATTTACCCGCACCAAACATGCTGCGAATCGTCTGGCTGAAAATCTGGATAAAGACGGCATTCCTGCCATGGCGATACACGGCAACAAGAGCCAGGCTGCTCGTACTCGTGCACTCAAGACATTCAAAGATGGCACATTACAAGTACTGGTCGCCACCGACATCGCTGCACGCGGTATCGACATCAGCGAATTGCCGCACGTCGTCAACTTTGAACTGCCTAACGTCGCTGAAGATTACGTTCACCGCATCGGCCGTACTGGTCGTGCAGGTAGCGAAGGTGAAGCCACTTCATTGGTCTGCGTTGATGAATTAAAGTTATTAACCGCAATCGAACGCCTGACCAAAACCCAAATCATCGCTGAAGTATTTCCTGGCTTTGAAGTAGACCCACGCATCAAAGCGGAGCCGATATTAAATGGCAGCCAACGTAGTGGCGGTGGTGGAGGTGGTCAAAATCGCCGCCCAGCCTCTGGCAACGGTCCTCGCCCAGCAGCTAAACCTGCAGCTCGTGCACCTAGCAGCCCACATCGCAGTGGTGGGCGCGGAAAATAA
- a CDS encoding DUF4440 domain-containing protein, with amino-acid sequence MKILTVLFWLGLSLGSTSYAADNVVSVTRLVMVFNTLEAELDVAAQHNNVEVINKLLAPNFEMRVGAMPGNPVPRAAWLHQLQTVPSAPLIPEQMAVHDYDNVAVVSFLNKRSTSAGDIYIVDVWKKLALSWQLAVRYASPAGRADFVIPGAALNEPVLDKRY; translated from the coding sequence ATGAAAATATTGACTGTATTGTTTTGGCTGGGACTTAGCTTAGGCTCAACGAGTTATGCGGCTGACAATGTAGTATCGGTAACGCGATTGGTCATGGTGTTTAACACATTAGAAGCGGAGTTAGATGTTGCTGCGCAACATAACAATGTAGAAGTTATAAATAAATTACTCGCGCCGAATTTTGAAATGCGGGTGGGCGCCATGCCCGGTAATCCTGTGCCACGTGCGGCCTGGCTGCATCAATTACAGACGGTTCCGTCTGCACCATTGATTCCTGAGCAAATGGCTGTGCATGATTATGATAACGTGGCTGTGGTCAGTTTTTTGAATAAACGCAGCACATCGGCAGGTGATATATATATTGTTGATGTATGGAAAAAGCTGGCGTTAAGCTGGCAATTAGCCGTGCGCTACGCAAGCCCTGCCGGACGTGCTGATTTTGTTATTCCGGGCGCTGCATTGAATGAGCCTGTGCTGGATAAACGTTACTAG
- the mutL gene encoding DNA mismatch repair endonuclease MutL: protein MPTIHPLPDILISQIAAGEVVERPAAALKELLENSLDAGATEIRVNLELGGTQLIRVADNGVGIEEAQLNLALARHATSKISSLEDLECVASLGFRGEALASIASIARVRLASRAHGSELAYQIQADGASPSEVQPTALTTGTTIEVRDLFFNTPARRKFLKSAATEYAHCNDVFQRIALARPDVSFSLHHNDRAVQLWREQDMAERISAVLGADFNQAAVNVAETTAGLSVHGMSALPAYSRASRDAQYMFVNGRFVRDKLLAHALKQAYHDILHHDRHPAYCLFLTLDPALVDVNVHPAKTEVRFRDSRAVHQFIYHAINKSLAGRAGQAPAATVQIGTTSADTTHISSNTTPTYAPCPSYAPSYQAAMPLGIAQPDNYYELMSRDTAPAPQPAFNTDNHPLGYALGQLHGIYILAQNQAGLVLVDMHAAHERIMYEKFKTALDLQTIASQPLLIPIAVNVDELDVATAAEHADALNMMGFEIAPLSPTSLAIRAIPQLLQTADPAQLTRDLLRELRTSGASNALTEQRNERLSTLACHSAVRANRQLSITEMNALLRDMEKTERANQCNHGRPTWFQISLTELDKMFMRGK from the coding sequence ATGCCCACTATCCACCCGCTCCCTGACATCCTCATCAGCCAGATTGCCGCTGGTGAAGTCGTTGAGCGCCCTGCCGCTGCGCTTAAAGAGTTGCTTGAAAACAGTCTGGATGCGGGGGCAACCGAGATACGCGTAAATCTGGAATTGGGTGGCACACAGTTAATTCGTGTGGCGGATAATGGCGTAGGGATAGAAGAGGCTCAATTGAATCTGGCCCTGGCCCGCCACGCCACCAGCAAAATCAGCAGCCTGGAAGATCTGGAATGCGTTGCCAGTTTAGGTTTTCGAGGCGAAGCCTTGGCAAGTATCGCATCGATTGCGCGAGTGCGTTTAGCCAGCCGCGCCCACGGATCAGAACTGGCGTATCAAATACAGGCCGATGGTGCGTCACCCAGTGAAGTTCAACCCACGGCGCTCACTACAGGCACGACTATCGAAGTGCGGGATTTGTTTTTTAACACGCCTGCACGGCGTAAATTCCTCAAATCAGCCGCAACAGAATACGCCCATTGCAACGATGTTTTTCAGCGCATCGCCCTTGCCCGCCCCGATGTCAGTTTCAGCTTGCATCACAATGATCGTGCCGTGCAACTCTGGCGCGAACAAGATATGGCGGAACGAATTAGTGCGGTACTAGGTGCGGACTTCAATCAAGCTGCGGTAAATGTTGCTGAAACCACGGCTGGTCTTAGCGTGCACGGCATGAGTGCATTACCTGCCTATTCCCGTGCCAGCCGCGATGCGCAATATATGTTTGTGAATGGTCGCTTTGTCCGTGACAAATTACTGGCACACGCGCTCAAACAAGCCTACCACGATATTTTGCACCATGACCGTCATCCTGCTTATTGCCTGTTTTTGACACTAGACCCTGCGCTGGTCGATGTCAACGTCCACCCTGCCAAGACCGAAGTGCGTTTCCGCGACAGTCGTGCTGTGCATCAATTTATTTACCATGCCATCAATAAGTCACTAGCAGGTCGCGCAGGGCAAGCGCCTGCCGCAACAGTACAAATCGGCACAACCAGCGCCGACACCACCCACATCAGCAGCAACACGACGCCCACCTACGCACCATGCCCCAGTTATGCGCCGTCATATCAGGCAGCAATGCCTTTGGGTATAGCGCAACCAGACAATTATTATGAGTTGATGTCGCGTGACACCGCGCCCGCACCACAACCCGCGTTTAACACTGACAACCACCCGTTAGGCTACGCGCTGGGGCAACTCCACGGCATTTATATCCTGGCGCAAAATCAAGCGGGGTTAGTACTCGTTGACATGCACGCCGCGCACGAACGCATCATGTATGAAAAATTCAAAACCGCGCTCGACCTGCAGACCATAGCCAGCCAGCCTTTGTTGATACCGATAGCTGTCAATGTGGATGAACTGGACGTTGCGACCGCCGCTGAACATGCTGATGCGCTGAATATGATGGGCTTCGAAATCGCGCCGCTATCGCCTACCAGCCTCGCTATTCGCGCCATCCCACAACTACTACAGACCGCTGACCCCGCCCAGCTTACACGTGACTTATTACGCGAATTGCGTACATCAGGCGCAAGTAATGCACTTACCGAACAGCGTAATGAACGCCTGAGCACATTGGCATGTCACAGCGCAGTTCGCGCTAATCGGCAATTAAGCATTACTGAAATGAATGCGTTACTGCGTGATATGGAAAAAACCGAGCGAGCCAACCAGTGTAACCACGGTCGGCCAACATGGTTTCAAATCAGTTTGACGGAGTTAGATAAGATGTTTATGCGCGGGAAATAA
- a CDS encoding PIN domain-containing protein, whose protein sequence is MIGLDTNVIVRYIVQDDIRQSALATTLIESLSPEQPGYISIITLIELVWVLQGAYQAPREDIIITLDSLLKTKEIVISQADIVAQALRLFSHTKADFSDCLIERLGHAALCEYTVSFDKDAIKHTGMKLLGTQ, encoded by the coding sequence ATGATAGGTTTGGATACCAATGTTATCGTGCGTTACATTGTACAAGACGATATAAGGCAATCAGCCCTAGCAACAACATTAATTGAATCGTTATCTCCCGAACAACCAGGCTATATCAGCATCATTACGTTGATAGAATTAGTATGGGTACTACAAGGTGCTTACCAGGCTCCCCGGGAAGACATCATCATCACACTTGACAGCCTGCTCAAGACAAAAGAAATAGTTATCTCTCAAGCGGACATTGTTGCACAAGCATTACGCTTATTCAGCCATACCAAAGCTGACTTTTCTGATTGCCTTATAGAGCGATTAGGGCATGCAGCGCTATGCGAATATACAGTCAGCTTTGATAAAGACGCTATCAAACATACCGGCATGAAACTGTTAGGTACACAATAA
- a CDS encoding AbrB/MazE/SpoVT family DNA-binding domain-containing protein, producing MTTATVTSKGQITIPINVRSSLGLNAGDRIEFVEMDDGQFAIIPATHPVTALKGLIRKPVQSVSIEQMNAVIAQYGASTK from the coding sequence ATGACGACAGCCACTGTCACCTCTAAAGGTCAAATCACCATCCCCATCAACGTGCGTAGCTCACTGGGCTTGAACGCGGGCGATCGAATCGAATTTGTTGAAATGGATGACGGACAATTTGCCATCATACCCGCCACACACCCTGTCACCGCGCTCAAGGGCTTGATACGCAAACCTGTACAATCAGTATCCATAGAACAAATGAATGCAGTCATTGCACAATATGGTGCGAGTACAAAATGA
- a CDS encoding N-acetylmuramoyl-L-alanine amidase: MSQSIANRIATYAIAALCMAPLWATAANTINDARYWPANDYSRLTLESAAPINYKVFSLENPARLVIDLEDVTSAQAIVDLTNKIGTNDPWIAKLRAGLNRPGVFRLVLDLRGEVKPTLFTLKPVGTYGNRLVLDVYPAKPGAAKPADTDAAITAPITDPKPDIKADIKPELKPDTKIAENTDITSDDKTPKPVDKSDKSGKKPSYVITRLVTVAIDAGHGGEDPGAHGANGTLEKNVTLAIAKRVKAKIDAIDNMRAVLTRDSDFFIPLAERVNKARRLNADLFVSIHADAFIRPDARGSSVFTLSEHGATSAAARWLAKSENDADLVGGVNVGVKDKNLAKTLIDLSQTATNTDSRRLASSVLNQLSEVNRLHKGEVEEAGFAVLKAPDIPSILVETAFISNPEEESRLGDDAYQDKLANAIVDGIKRYFASNPATARSKMAIRD; the protein is encoded by the coding sequence ATGTCTCAATCAATTGCTAACCGCATCGCCACCTATGCCATAGCCGCACTGTGCATGGCTCCGCTGTGGGCAACTGCCGCAAATACTATCAACGACGCGCGCTATTGGCCGGCCAATGATTACAGCCGACTAACCTTAGAATCCGCTGCACCTATTAATTACAAAGTATTTTCATTAGAAAACCCGGCACGTTTAGTTATTGATCTGGAAGACGTAACCAGCGCCCAAGCGATTGTTGACCTCACCAATAAAATTGGTACCAATGACCCTTGGATAGCCAAATTACGCGCGGGCTTAAATCGTCCTGGTGTATTTCGCCTGGTGCTAGACCTTCGCGGAGAAGTCAAACCCACCCTGTTCACACTCAAGCCCGTAGGCACTTATGGTAACCGTTTGGTACTGGACGTTTATCCCGCCAAGCCTGGCGCAGCAAAACCAGCGGATACGGATGCTGCTATCACCGCGCCAATTACAGACCCAAAACCAGACATCAAGGCTGATATCAAGCCAGAGCTCAAACCCGACACCAAAATCGCCGAGAACACAGATATCACCAGTGACGACAAAACCCCGAAACCTGTGGACAAATCTGATAAATCCGGCAAAAAACCCAGTTATGTCATCACTCGCCTGGTCACTGTCGCCATTGACGCAGGTCACGGTGGTGAAGATCCAGGTGCCCATGGCGCAAATGGCACTTTGGAAAAAAATGTCACCCTCGCCATAGCCAAACGTGTCAAAGCTAAAATTGATGCGATTGATAATATGCGCGCAGTGCTTACCCGCGACAGCGATTTCTTTATTCCGCTGGCCGAGCGCGTCAATAAAGCACGCCGACTCAATGCCGACCTATTTGTTTCCATCCATGCCGACGCGTTTATCCGCCCAGATGCACGCGGCTCTAGCGTATTTACCCTGTCCGAACACGGCGCCACCAGTGCCGCTGCGCGCTGGCTGGCTAAATCCGAGAACGATGCCGATCTGGTTGGCGGTGTAAATGTGGGCGTAAAAGACAAAAACCTCGCCAAAACGCTGATAGACCTGTCGCAAACTGCTACCAACACTGACAGCCGCCGTTTGGCCAGCTCGGTACTCAACCAGCTGTCAGAAGTTAACCGCCTGCATAAAGGTGAGGTAGAAGAAGCAGGCTTCGCTGTGCTCAAGGCACCCGATATTCCTTCCATACTGGTTGAAACCGCATTTATCTCCAATCCTGAAGAAGAATCCCGCTTGGGAGATGACGCCTATCAGGACAAGCTCGCTAACGCGATTGTTGACGGTATCAAACGTTACTTTGCCAGCAATCCGGCAACGGCCAGGTCAAAAATGGCAATTCGGGACTAA
- the tsaE gene encoding tRNA (adenosine(37)-N6)-threonylcarbamoyltransferase complex ATPase subunit type 1 TsaE — translation MMIHTANDTPLRHSLHLADEAATLAFGAAIARQLTPGLVIYLYGNLGVGKTTLSRGILRGLGFDGKVKSPTYALVEVYELSRINLYHFDLYRFNDALEWEEAGFREYFNDTSVCLVEWPEKAAELLPAPDISLYLTPDGDARNAELVAITPGGRTCLNQLLTASPPMP, via the coding sequence ATGATGATCCATACTGCGAATGATACCCCGCTCCGCCATTCCTTACACCTCGCCGATGAAGCTGCCACGCTGGCTTTCGGTGCTGCTATCGCCCGCCAGCTCACGCCTGGCCTGGTAATTTACCTTTACGGCAATCTTGGTGTGGGCAAAACCACCCTGAGCCGAGGCATATTACGTGGACTGGGTTTTGACGGAAAAGTTAAGAGCCCGACTTATGCGCTGGTTGAAGTTTATGAACTTTCGAGAATAAATTTATATCACTTTGATTTATATCGTTTCAATGATGCGTTAGAATGGGAGGAAGCGGGATTCAGAGAGTACTTTAATGATACTAGCGTGTGCTTGGTCGAGTGGCCTGAAAAAGCTGCCGAATTACTCCCCGCCCCCGATATAAGTTTGTATTTAACGCCTGATGGTGATGCTCGTAACGCCGAGCTGGTCGCCATTACGCCAGGAGGTCGCACATGTCTCAATCAATTGCTAACCGCATCGCCACCTATGCCATAG
- the queG gene encoding tRNA epoxyqueuosine(34) reductase QueG codes for MDHHQLTLLAQQIKFWAAELGLHGVGITDCDLSMAETELLNWLAQGYHGEMDYMAKHGTKRTRPAELVPGTVRVISLRLNYLPPDARDSWEVMNDPQAAFISRYALGRDYHKVMRTHLQKLAERIQAAVGEFNYRVFTDSAPVMEVALATKAGLGWRGKHTLLLNREAGSWFFLGEIYTDLPLPVDEPVSAHCGVCQACIDICPTQAIVAPYELDARRCISYLTIEHSGAIPVELRPLMGNRIYGCDDCQLICPWNRFAQTSSSADFTVRNGLDSVQLVALLAWTEAEFDQRLQGSAIRRIGHERWLRNIAVALGNAPASAEIMTALKSRAEHPSEIVREHVQWALSQHQV; via the coding sequence ATGGATCATCATCAACTCACATTATTGGCGCAGCAAATTAAATTCTGGGCAGCGGAACTGGGTTTGCACGGCGTGGGCATTACGGATTGCGATTTGAGCATGGCGGAAACAGAGCTGCTCAACTGGCTGGCGCAAGGCTATCACGGCGAAATGGATTATATGGCAAAACATGGCACTAAGCGCACTCGTCCTGCGGAATTGGTACCAGGTACGGTGCGAGTGATTTCGTTGCGGCTGAATTATCTGCCGCCTGATGCGCGTGATAGTTGGGAAGTGATGAATGATCCGCAAGCGGCATTTATTTCAAGATATGCATTAGGTCGCGATTATCACAAAGTCATGAGGACGCATTTGCAAAAGTTGGCAGAGCGTATACAGGCAGCGGTGGGTGAGTTTAATTATCGCGTATTTACTGATTCCGCTCCCGTGATGGAAGTGGCGCTGGCGACTAAAGCTGGACTGGGCTGGCGTGGTAAACATACCTTATTGCTTAACCGTGAGGCAGGGTCATGGTTTTTTCTGGGTGAAATCTACACTGATTTGCCCTTGCCTGTGGATGAGCCAGTTAGCGCCCACTGCGGCGTGTGCCAGGCGTGCATAGATATTTGCCCGACACAGGCCATCGTTGCGCCGTATGAACTGGATGCACGGCGGTGTATTTCCTACCTTACTATCGAGCACAGCGGTGCAATACCTGTGGAACTGCGCCCGTTAATGGGTAATCGGATTTACGGTTGTGATGATTGCCAGCTAATATGTCCGTGGAATCGTTTTGCACAGACTAGCAGCAGCGCAGATTTTACTGTGCGCAACGGTTTGGATAGTGTGCAGTTAGTGGCTTTGCTGGCATGGACTGAGGCTGAATTTGATCAGCGCCTGCAAGGTAGTGCAATTCGGCGTATCGGGCACGAGCGCTGGTTGCGCAATATTGCCGTGGCGCTGGGGAATGCGCCAGCAAGTGCCGAAATTATGACTGCGTTAAAATCTCG